One genomic segment of Deinococcus sp. HSC-46F16 includes these proteins:
- a CDS encoding riboflavin synthase: protein MFTGIVEQVGRVTHAAEQNGTLTLTVTPGRMWSDLALGESIACSGTCLTVTGWDETGFTVDLSRETLAKTAPHWGVGARLNLERAMTASGRFGGHVVSGHVDGTGEILEMREEPGAYTLRVRAAPHLARYFVPKGSVTVDGVSLTVVDTGGPGGSRTDLAPDEFTLWLVPHTLEVTTLGDWRPGTVVNLEADQMAKYVERLLLMRDFGQPEVAR, encoded by the coding sequence ATGTTCACCGGAATCGTGGAACAGGTCGGCCGCGTCACGCACGCCGCCGAACAGAACGGCACCCTCACCCTGACCGTCACGCCGGGGCGGATGTGGTCCGACCTCGCGCTGGGGGAGTCCATCGCCTGCTCGGGCACCTGCCTCACCGTGACGGGGTGGGACGAGACGGGCTTTACCGTGGATCTCAGCCGTGAGACGCTCGCCAAGACAGCGCCGCACTGGGGAGTCGGTGCCCGGCTCAACCTCGAACGGGCGATGACCGCCTCGGGCCGCTTCGGCGGGCATGTGGTGAGCGGGCATGTGGACGGCACGGGCGAGATTCTGGAGATGCGGGAGGAGCCTGGCGCGTACACCCTGCGCGTCCGCGCCGCGCCGCATCTGGCCCGCTACTTCGTGCCCAAGGGGAGCGTCACGGTGGACGGCGTGTCCCTGACCGTCGTGGATACAGGTGGTCCTGGCGGCAGCCGCACAGACCTCGCTCCCGACGAGTTCACCCTCTGGCTGGTGCCGCACACGCTGGAGGTCACCACCCTGGGGGACTGGCGCCCCGGCACGGTGGTCAATCTGGAGGCCGACCAGATGGCGAAGTATGTCGAGCGGCTGCTCCTGATGCGCGACTTCGGGCAGCCGGAGGTGGCGCGATGA
- the ribD gene encoding bifunctional diaminohydroxyphosphoribosylaminopyrimidine deaminase/5-amino-6-(5-phosphoribosylamino)uracil reductase RibD: MALALAEAARSLGRTAPNPAVGCVLVQGGEVVGRGFHPRAGDPHAEVFALREAGERTRGATAYVTLEPCSHFGRTPPCADALLAAGVGRVVVAALDPNPQVAGRGVARLREAGIPVTVGVGEAEALRQQSGFRSLVTRSRPWVTYKYAVTLDGKVAAAGEANGAVTSQEARARVMRWRNEADAIAVGIGTVLADDPRLTTRGLEGGRDPRPVIFDPRARTPLTAQALRPGTILVTAPEADTRALEDRGAYILRVTGLPDALHQLGRLNLASLLLEGGPTLASALFAAGLIDEVRALVAPKLLGAGLSPLSGPARGMGHAAALRDTYVESLGPDVLISGLLHDIPRLSVGGAN; this comes from the coding sequence ATGGCCCTCGCGCTGGCCGAAGCCGCGCGGAGCCTGGGCCGCACCGCCCCCAACCCAGCGGTGGGCTGCGTACTCGTGCAGGGGGGCGAGGTGGTGGGCCGGGGCTTTCACCCCCGCGCCGGGGACCCCCACGCCGAGGTCTTCGCCCTGCGGGAGGCGGGCGAGCGGACCAGGGGCGCGACCGCCTACGTCACCCTGGAGCCGTGCAGCCACTTTGGTCGCACCCCCCCCTGCGCCGACGCCCTGCTCGCGGCGGGCGTGGGGCGGGTGGTCGTCGCCGCCCTGGACCCCAACCCCCAGGTTGCTGGACGCGGTGTGGCAAGGCTGCGCGAGGCCGGGATTCCCGTCACCGTCGGTGTGGGCGAGGCCGAGGCTCTGCGCCAGCAATCAGGTTTCCGCTCGCTGGTCACGCGCAGTCGGCCCTGGGTGACCTACAAGTACGCGGTGACGCTGGACGGCAAGGTCGCGGCGGCGGGAGAGGCGAATGGGGCCGTCACCTCCCAAGAGGCGCGGGCACGGGTGATGCGCTGGCGTAACGAGGCGGACGCCATCGCGGTGGGCATCGGCACCGTCCTGGCTGACGATCCCCGCCTCACCACACGCGGGTTGGAGGGCGGACGCGACCCCCGCCCGGTGATCTTCGACCCCCGCGCCCGCACGCCATTGACTGCCCAGGCGCTGCGGCCGGGTACCATCCTCGTGACCGCGCCAGAAGCCGACACCCGCGCCCTGGAAGACCGGGGCGCCTACATACTGCGGGTCACCGGCCTGCCCGACGCGCTGCACCAGTTGGGCCGCTTGAACCTCGCCAGCCTGCTGCTGGAGGGCGGCCCCACCCTGGCCAGCGCCCTGTTCGCGGCCGGACTCATCGACGAGGTGCGGGCGCTCGTGGCTCCCAAGCTGCTGGGCGCGGGTCTCTCCCCACTGAGCGGCCCCGCGCGGGGGATGGGCCACGCCGCCGCCCTGCGTGACACTTACGTCGAATCCCTCGGCCCGGATGTGCTGATCTCGGGCCTGCTGCACGACATTCCCCGCCTGAGCGTGGGAGGAGCAAACTGA
- a CDS encoding M42 family metallopeptidase yields MSFDLPTTVDLLLRLLNTPSPTGFTEGAIRLLEAELDTLGVPHARTKKGALTWEIAGTGAGHTTFSGHVDTLGAMVKEIKEGGRLRLAMLGGYDWATVEGAYVQVHPQGGAVVTGTVVNTLQSTHVHGPALRELRREQSVMEVRLDARTASPEETRALGIEVGDFVSFEPRALLTDAGYVKGRHLDDKAAVAVFVGVTRALQETPPARTVAFHITTYEEVGHGAATGIPPHTDELIAVDMAAVGEGQTSSEHHVTLCVADSGGPYDHALGNRLRESARRAGLELRVDLYPYYASDGTAAWRAGGDYPVALIGPGVDASHAYERTHTDALEATARLMLAHVQAG; encoded by the coding sequence ATGAGTTTCGACCTCCCCACCACCGTGGACCTGCTGCTGCGCCTGCTGAACACCCCCAGCCCGACCGGATTCACCGAGGGGGCGATCCGCTTGCTGGAGGCCGAACTGGACACCCTGGGCGTTCCGCACGCCCGCACGAAGAAGGGGGCGCTGACCTGGGAGATCGCCGGGACGGGCGCGGGCCACACCACCTTCAGCGGCCACGTGGACACGCTGGGGGCGATGGTCAAGGAGATCAAGGAGGGCGGCCGCCTGCGCCTTGCCATGCTGGGAGGCTACGACTGGGCGACGGTCGAGGGCGCATACGTGCAGGTGCATCCCCAGGGGGGCGCGGTCGTCACGGGCACCGTCGTGAACACCCTCCAGAGCACCCATGTCCACGGCCCCGCCCTGCGCGAGCTGAGGCGCGAGCAGAGCGTGATGGAGGTCCGGCTGGATGCCCGCACCGCCTCCCCGGAGGAGACGCGGGCGCTGGGCATCGAGGTGGGCGATTTCGTGAGCTTCGAGCCCCGCGCCCTGCTGACGGACGCCGGGTACGTCAAGGGTCGCCACCTCGACGACAAGGCCGCTGTCGCCGTCTTCGTGGGCGTGACCCGCGCCTTGCAGGAGACGCCGCCCGCCCGCACGGTCGCCTTCCACATCACCACCTACGAGGAGGTCGGGCATGGGGCCGCGACCGGCATTCCGCCCCACACCGACGAGCTGATTGCGGTGGACATGGCCGCTGTGGGCGAGGGCCAGACGAGCAGCGAGCACCACGTCACCCTCTGCGTGGCCGACAGTGGTGGACCCTATGACCACGCCCTCGGCAACCGCCTGCGCGAGTCGGCGCGGCGGGCGGGGCTGGAGCTGCGGGTGGACCTCTACCCCTACTACGCCTCGGACGGCACGGCGGCGTGGCGGGCGGGCGGCGACTATCCGGTCGCGCTGATCGGCCCCGGCGTAGACGCCAGCCACGCCTACGAGCGCACCCACACCGACGCGCTGGAAGCCACCGCCCGGCTGATGCTGGCGCACGTGCAGGCTGGATAA
- a CDS encoding DUF3809 domain-containing protein, translated as MQLEARQAFTLTHPGGQDAALAFVRDAGVSLSRVRFLRDLWADAAGVRGELVVPVPLLGEVDLPFVSSLHPTPDGAKLQPQPVTSERAWVEVAGQARVSAAGEMAFDFQFRAHLRLPEAEGWGGAAFEKMVRSAAERTLTRLAGELPQGIGAALLDAAR; from the coding sequence ATGCAGCTTGAAGCCCGGCAGGCCTTCACGCTGACCCACCCCGGTGGGCAAGACGCCGCGCTCGCCTTCGTGCGCGACGCGGGCGTGTCCTTGTCTCGGGTGCGCTTTCTGCGGGACCTGTGGGCGGACGCGGCAGGCGTGCGCGGCGAACTCGTGGTGCCCGTGCCGCTGCTGGGAGAAGTGGATCTGCCCTTCGTGAGCAGTTTGCATCCCACCCCAGACGGCGCCAAGTTGCAGCCCCAGCCTGTCACGAGCGAGCGGGCCTGGGTGGAGGTCGCGGGGCAGGCGCGGGTAAGCGCGGCGGGTGAGATGGCCTTCGACTTCCAGTTCCGCGCCCACCTGCGGCTCCCGGAGGCCGAGGGCTGGGGCGGTGCCGCCTTTGAGAAGATGGTGCGCTCGGCGGCAGAGCGCACGCTGACGCGGCTGGCGGGGGAATTGCCGCAGGGGATCGGGGCGGCGCTGCTGGACGCTGCCCGGTAG
- a CDS encoding metallophosphoesterase, translating to MPASSASAPTPPRRVLVLADMVHPFVYREGFARSAPEVDLVLAAGDLPGYYLEFLASVLTVPILYVHGNHGDESVDEGDGPIPPRGVIAVHGRVVTAAGLRVAGWGGVPRYRPGGEGQYSPSQARRGLGWLGWQARRGVDVLLTHAPPLGPHTGSDYAHRGCPEITRFMARRRPRLVVHGHVHEYEGRKADYVDEASGACVVNAYGYRVLDM from the coding sequence GTGCCCGCCTCCTCCGCTTCCGCCCCCACCCCGCCGCGCCGCGTCCTGGTGCTGGCTGACATGGTGCATCCCTTCGTGTACCGCGAGGGCTTCGCCCGCTCGGCCCCGGAGGTGGACCTCGTGCTCGCGGCGGGCGACCTGCCGGGTTACTACCTCGAATTCCTGGCGAGCGTCCTCACCGTGCCCATCCTGTATGTCCACGGCAACCACGGCGACGAGTCGGTGGACGAGGGCGACGGCCCGATTCCCCCGCGCGGGGTCATCGCCGTGCATGGCCGGGTGGTGACGGCGGCGGGGCTGCGCGTGGCGGGCTGGGGCGGGGTGCCGCGTTACCGTCCCGGCGGCGAGGGCCAGTATTCGCCGTCGCAGGCCCGGCGTGGTCTGGGGTGGCTGGGCTGGCAGGCCCGCCGGGGGGTGGACGTGCTGCTCACGCACGCGCCGCCGCTGGGGCCGCACACCGGCAGCGACTACGCCCACCGGGGCTGCCCCGAGATCACCCGTTTCATGGCTCGCCGCCGCCCCCGCCTCGTCGTCCACGGCCACGTCCACGAGTACGAGGGCCGCAAAGCGGACTACGTGGACGAGGCCAGCGGTGCCTGTGTGGTGAACGCCTACGGCTACCGGGTACTGGACATGTGA
- a CDS encoding MerR family transcriptional regulator produces MTDTQDTLPIGAFARASRLSLKALRLYDDLGLLPPDRVDPATGYRFYAPGQIETARLIGLLRTVEMPLADIRALLDAPTHERAGRVEAHWRAAQALHLQRAAVARHLIHTLRGDPMPTSYEVQTRDVPAQLVLTTQRRVFLPDLSAFIGASMDRLHAEVQAQGAEVAGPPVVIYHGEVNADSDGPVEVCVPYRGPVQPSGDFTTREEPAHMEAFVTVRKADFEYHELMAAYDAVDRHARSHGTRNGLSCREVYPYDWEAAGPDDPAGEVACPYQPRG; encoded by the coding sequence ATGACCGACACCCAGGACACGCTTCCCATCGGCGCCTTTGCCCGCGCCTCGCGCCTCAGTCTCAAGGCGCTGCGGCTGTACGACGACCTGGGGCTGCTGCCCCCCGACCGGGTGGACCCGGCCACGGGGTACCGCTTCTACGCGCCCGGTCAGATCGAGACGGCCCGCTTGATCGGCCTGCTCCGAACGGTCGAGATGCCGCTGGCCGACATCCGCGCCCTGCTGGACGCCCCCACACACGAGCGGGCCGGGCGGGTGGAGGCGCACTGGCGGGCGGCGCAGGCCCTTCACCTTCAGCGGGCCGCCGTCGCGCGGCACCTGATCCACACCCTGAGAGGAGACCCCATGCCCACGAGTTACGAAGTCCAGACCCGCGACGTGCCCGCCCAATTGGTCCTGACCACCCAGCGCCGCGTGTTCCTGCCGGACCTCAGCGCCTTTATCGGTGCCTCCATGGACCGCCTGCACGCCGAGGTGCAGGCGCAGGGGGCAGAGGTCGCTGGCCCGCCCGTCGTGATCTACCACGGCGAGGTCAATGCTGACTCGGACGGCCCGGTGGAGGTCTGCGTGCCCTACCGGGGGCCGGTGCAGCCCAGTGGCGACTTCACCACCCGCGAGGAACCCGCCCACATGGAGGCCTTCGTGACCGTCCGCAAGGCCGACTTCGAGTACCACGAGCTGATGGCCGCCTACGACGCGGTGGACCGCCACGCCCGCAGTCATGGCACCCGCAATGGCCTTTCCTGCCGCGAGGTCTACCCCTACGACTGGGAGGCGGCGGGACCGGACGACCCGGCGGGCGAGGTCGCCTGCCCGTACCAGCCGCGCGGCTGA
- a CDS encoding DMT family transporter: MNVGLLLGTLGAGIGLAAGLAFNVRLARALGTPLAATLVNFVVGGVLLAALWLVGVGREGPAHLPPLWMLTGGLLGATYVTLNLIGAARLGVGVGTVAATLGQLLVALALPALGWLGQAQRLPSAAEGLSALLLLAAVALLAGDRQRAAGGRG; the protein is encoded by the coding sequence ATGAACGTCGGATTGCTGCTGGGGACACTGGGGGCGGGCATCGGGCTCGCGGCGGGGTTGGCCTTCAACGTGCGGCTGGCGCGGGCGCTGGGCACCCCGTTGGCGGCGACTCTGGTGAACTTCGTGGTGGGGGGCGTGCTGCTGGCGGCCCTCTGGCTGGTCGGCGTCGGGCGGGAGGGTCCGGCGCACCTGCCGCCCCTCTGGATGCTGACGGGCGGGCTGCTGGGGGCCACCTACGTCACCCTCAACCTGATCGGGGCGGCCCGGCTGGGGGTGGGCGTGGGCACGGTGGCCGCGACGCTGGGGCAACTGCTGGTGGCGCTCGCGCTGCCCGCGCTGGGCTGGCTGGGGCAGGCGCAGCGGCTCCCCTCCGCCGCCGAGGGCCTCAGCGCCCTGCTGCTGCTGGCCGCCGTCGCCCTGCTCGCCGGGGACCGCCAGCGGGCGGCCGGGGGGCGCGGATGA
- a CDS encoding MarR family winged helix-turn-helix transcriptional regulator produces the protein MKTADLLARIGEDWRRERPDLNPDPMLTVIAVQRTSQTLQAALDAFFARHDLTPSAFDVLATLRRSAPPGGLTLGELGTLMAVTPPAVTKRVDGLERRGWVARLPDPRDRRTVRAALTPEGRAAVDELIEAHVAHEEALLRALTPEERATLRELLLRIAPQDE, from the coding sequence ATGAAGACCGCCGACCTGCTGGCCCGTATCGGGGAGGACTGGCGCCGGGAGAGGCCCGATCTCAACCCCGACCCCATGCTCACGGTGATTGCCGTGCAGCGGACAAGTCAGACGCTCCAGGCGGCCCTGGACGCCTTTTTCGCCCGGCACGACCTGACCCCCTCCGCCTTCGACGTGCTGGCGACCCTGCGCCGCTCGGCCCCGCCGGGGGGCCTGACCCTGGGCGAACTCGGCACGCTGATGGCCGTGACCCCGCCCGCCGTCACCAAGCGGGTGGACGGGCTGGAGCGCCGGGGCTGGGTGGCCCGTCTGCCCGACCCACGCGACCGCCGCACCGTCCGCGCCGCCCTGACGCCGGAGGGCCGCGCCGCCGTGGATGAATTGATAGAAGCCCACGTCGCCCACGAGGAAGCCCTGCTGCGGGCCCTGACACCGGAGGAGCGGGCCACCCTGCGGGAGCTCTTGCTGCGAATCGCGCCCCAGGACGAGTGA
- a CDS encoding single-stranded DNA-binding protein, translated as MLHIEFITDLGARVTVDVESADKLLDVQRQYGRLGWTTGDIPSGGYQFPFDNEPDFDWNLIGARKWTSPDGEELIIHRGHAYRRRELEAVDSRKMKLPAAVKYSRGAKNTDPDHVREKADGEFEYVTLAIFRGGKRQERYAIPGSRPAAASPRPAPAPAGRAQPQARPAPAAVADEETPF; from the coding sequence ATGCTGCACATCGAATTCATCACCGATCTGGGCGCAAGGGTCACGGTGGACGTGGAGAGCGCCGACAAGCTGCTCGACGTTCAGCGGCAGTATGGCCGCCTGGGATGGACGACCGGCGACATCCCGTCCGGGGGCTACCAGTTCCCCTTCGACAACGAACCCGACTTCGACTGGAACTTGATCGGCGCCCGCAAGTGGACCAGCCCCGACGGCGAGGAACTGATCATCCACCGGGGCCACGCCTACCGCCGCCGTGAGCTGGAGGCCGTGGACAGCCGCAAGATGAAGCTGCCCGCTGCCGTGAAATACAGCCGGGGCGCCAAGAACACAGACCCCGACCACGTCCGTGAAAAGGCCGACGGCGAGTTCGAATACGTCACCCTGGCGATTTTCCGGGGTGGCAAGCGGCAGGAGCGCTACGCAATCCCCGGCAGCCGCCCCGCCGCCGCCAGTCCCCGCCCCGCTCCGGCACCAGCAGGTCGCGCCCAGCCGCAGGCCCGCCCCGCCCCGGCAGCGGTGGCTGACGAGGAAACGCCGTTCTGA
- a CDS encoding DUF3248 domain-containing protein yields the protein MTGGSPPDPSPAPLPPELIRQLDALGGQLVWRVGKDEVSDEVVVRLGYASATPRFAHLPRLRSANDAELQAALSENRVVIEWVD from the coding sequence ATGACCGGCGGTTCTCCCCCTGACCCCTCCCCGGCGCCGCTGCCCCCGGAATTGATCCGGCAGCTCGACGCGCTCGGCGGGCAGCTCGTGTGGCGCGTCGGCAAGGACGAGGTCAGCGACGAGGTGGTGGTGCGGCTGGGCTACGCCTCGGCCACGCCCCGCTTCGCGCACCTGCCCCGGCTCCGCAGCGCGAACGACGCCGAGCTTCAGGCCGCGCTGAGCGAGAACCGGGTGGTGATCGAGTGGGTGGATTGA
- a CDS encoding DMT family transporter, whose amino-acid sequence MEETRGEGKTFRAFWPALALTVLAGGLLPLQFAVNGALADHLGSVTLTGTLSYAAGTLGLLALLALSRQRPDWDAARQAPRWSWLGGVVGSAYVVGSVVLTQALGTAVATTLVIAAQVVTAILLDHLGVLGLERRRVNPARAGALVLVLAALGLRLWGVA is encoded by the coding sequence ATGGAGGAGACACGTGGGGAGGGAAAGACATTCCGGGCGTTCTGGCCTGCCCTCGCCCTGACGGTGCTGGCCGGTGGCCTGCTGCCGCTCCAGTTCGCGGTGAATGGGGCGCTGGCCGATCACCTCGGGTCGGTGACACTGACGGGCACGCTCTCCTATGCAGCGGGCACCCTGGGACTCCTCGCGCTGCTCGCGCTGAGCCGCCAGCGCCCCGATTGGGACGCCGCCCGGCAAGCCCCGCGCTGGAGTTGGCTGGGCGGGGTCGTCGGCAGTGCGTATGTGGTCGGCAGCGTGGTGCTCACGCAGGCGCTGGGCACCGCCGTGGCGACCACGCTGGTGATCGCCGCGCAGGTCGTCACCGCGATTCTGCTCGACCATCTGGGGGTGCTGGGGCTGGAGCGGCGGCGGGTGAATCCGGCGCGGGCGGGGGCGCTGGTGCTGGTCCTCGCCGCGCTGGGGCTGCGGCTGTGGGGGGTGGCATGA
- a CDS encoding DUF4357 domain-containing protein: MPSPIARLRDAVNDIQGWLVGSPNSGEAVVRQAIVLRLLQAAGFDIWNPAEVVPEETNATGNRADFLIRAGTGKFALEIKGMGVTLGAVHFQQAATYAVNEGTRWAVVTNGRVWTVIDEHLPGWWEERVALRVELGQEGDTFAADLATLLDAETWRADAFAGAVETVRQRQHQRRDEARIQREKRPIVEAIQARYQIPTFELAAENAVEAGKITEAERDVLLGNAPTEVMESWTPDGDEDLWRENYAVGYRINFTQRLAHLPTSLGFTYSIKGAQARVCWETTRDVWVVKKGSTALDRVLASSPDAAFIQGMRDRLLREGALRRIDGSLLEYVKDVEYSSASMSASQIAGGTRNGWRCWKDPNGRPASYWNDIPKTETEQD; this comes from the coding sequence ATGCCCAGCCCGATTGCCCGTCTCCGTGACGCTGTCAACGACATTCAGGGGTGGCTCGTGGGTTCCCCCAATTCCGGCGAGGCGGTCGTGCGGCAGGCCATCGTGCTGCGGCTGTTGCAGGCGGCAGGCTTCGACATCTGGAACCCGGCAGAAGTGGTCCCGGAGGAGACGAACGCGACCGGGAACCGCGCCGACTTCCTGATCCGGGCGGGGACGGGCAAGTTCGCGCTGGAGATCAAGGGCATGGGTGTGACGCTGGGCGCGGTGCACTTTCAGCAGGCCGCCACCTACGCCGTCAACGAGGGCACCCGCTGGGCCGTCGTCACCAATGGCCGCGTCTGGACGGTCATTGACGAACATCTGCCGGGCTGGTGGGAAGAACGGGTCGCCCTGCGGGTCGAACTCGGCCAGGAGGGCGATACCTTCGCCGCCGACCTTGCCACGCTGCTGGACGCGGAGACGTGGCGGGCCGACGCCTTTGCCGGAGCTGTGGAGACGGTCCGGCAGCGCCAGCACCAACGCCGCGACGAGGCCCGGATTCAGCGGGAGAAACGTCCCATCGTGGAGGCGATTCAGGCCAGGTATCAGATTCCCACCTTTGAGCTCGCCGCCGAGAACGCGGTGGAAGCGGGCAAGATTACCGAGGCTGAGCGGGACGTGTTGCTGGGGAATGCACCAACCGAGGTTATGGAGTCATGGACCCCTGACGGTGACGAGGACCTGTGGAGGGAGAATTACGCCGTCGGCTATCGCATCAACTTCACTCAGCGCCTGGCCCACTTGCCCACATCACTCGGATTCACCTACAGCATCAAGGGCGCACAGGCGCGGGTGTGCTGGGAAACCACGCGAGACGTATGGGTTGTCAAGAAGGGAAGCACAGCTTTAGACCGAGTCCTTGCCAGCAGTCCGGATGCGGCTTTTATTCAGGGGATGCGTGACAGACTATTAAGGGAGGGCGCCCTCCGCCGAATTGATGGGAGCCTCTTGGAGTACGTCAAGGACGTGGAGTATTCCAGCGCGAGCATGTCAGCCTCGCAGATAGCGGGTGGAACTCGGAATGGCTGGCGCTGCTGGAAAGACCCTAATGGACGACCGGCGAGTTACTGGAATGACATTCCTAAGACGGAGACTGAGCAGGATTAA
- the rocF gene encoding arginase, whose product MDLSILGIPMDLGAGRRGVDMGPSALRNAHLAGTLRGLGHTVTDLGDVEVPLPETLDKHAESGLIFLDPIIAACRSAAERVAALPEGTFPVTLGGDHSVSMGTVTGNALRGGTPRRTGLIWVDAHTDYNTPQSSPSGNIHGMPVAHLTGLGDPHLSGLGGGWHLQPEDIVMIGIRSVDANERELLREAGIKAYTMKDVDQLGITRITEETLERLSDTERLHVSFDADALDPSVAPGVGTPVPGGLTYREGHLLMELLSESGRVTSLDIVEVNPVLDTRNQTAEVMVGMAASLLGQRIL is encoded by the coding sequence ATGGACCTGAGCATTCTGGGCATTCCGATGGACCTCGGCGCGGGACGCCGGGGGGTGGACATGGGGCCGTCGGCGCTGCGAAACGCCCACCTCGCGGGCACGCTGCGGGGGCTGGGGCACACGGTGACGGACCTCGGGGACGTGGAGGTGCCCCTGCCCGAGACGCTGGACAAGCACGCGGAGAGCGGCCTGATCTTCCTCGACCCCATCATCGCCGCCTGCCGCAGCGCCGCCGAGCGGGTGGCCGCGCTGCCAGAGGGCACCTTCCCGGTCACCCTGGGCGGCGACCACTCGGTCAGCATGGGCACCGTGACGGGCAACGCCCTGCGCGGCGGCACCCCCCGGCGCACCGGGCTGATCTGGGTGGACGCCCACACCGACTACAACACGCCCCAGAGCAGTCCCAGCGGCAACATCCACGGAATGCCCGTCGCGCACCTGACCGGGCTGGGCGACCCGCACCTCTCCGGCCTGGGCGGGGGCTGGCACCTCCAGCCCGAGGACATCGTGATGATCGGCATCCGCAGCGTGGACGCGAACGAGCGCGAATTGCTGCGGGAGGCTGGAATCAAGGCCTACACCATGAAAGACGTGGACCAGCTCGGGATCACCCGCATCACCGAGGAGACGCTGGAGCGCCTCTCTGACACCGAGCGCCTGCACGTCTCCTTCGACGCCGACGCCCTCGACCCCTCGGTCGCCCCCGGCGTGGGCACCCCGGTCCCCGGGGGCCTGACCTACCGCGAGGGGCACCTGCTGATGGAACTGCTCTCGGAGTCGGGCCGGGTCACCAGCCTCGACATCGTGGAGGTCAACCCGGTCCTCGACACCCGCAACCAGACCGCCGAGGTGATGGTGGGGATGGCTGCCAGCCTGCTGGGGCAGCGGATTCTGTAG
- the paaI gene encoding hydroxyphenylacetyl-CoA thioesterase PaaI, which yields MSYADTLGMRLLEATPGLTRVTLTVTEGGLNMHGTAHGGLLFSLADEAFAVISNLEAQAVAVETHLSFFRAARPGDELVAVATPERVGRTLATYRVEVRRGEQGPVLALFLGTVSRRERES from the coding sequence ATGAGCTACGCCGACACGCTGGGAATGCGGCTGCTGGAGGCCACGCCGGGCCTGACCCGCGTGACGCTGACCGTCACAGAAGGCGGGCTGAACATGCACGGCACCGCGCACGGCGGCCTGCTGTTCAGCCTCGCGGACGAGGCCTTCGCCGTCATCAGCAATCTGGAAGCGCAGGCAGTCGCGGTCGAGACGCACCTGAGCTTTTTCCGTGCAGCACGTCCGGGCGATGAGCTGGTCGCCGTCGCCACACCCGAGCGGGTGGGCCGCACCCTGGCGACCTACCGGGTGGAGGTCCGGCGGGGCGAGCAGGGGCCGGTGCTGGCGCTGTTTCTGGGGACGGTGTCGCGGCGGGAGCGGGAAAGTTAA